One Keratinibaculum paraultunense genomic window carries:
- a CDS encoding 2-oxoacid:acceptor oxidoreductase family protein, with translation MMRQELRLSGSGGQGLILAGIILAEAALYDGKNVVQSQSYGPEARGGASKAEVIISDETINYPKINKCDILLCLTQKACDKYIESLKPGGILILDDTISNIPNREDIKIYKVPILETASKNLKSFMVANIVALGSIYELTKIVTKESLEKAVLNRVPKGTEQLNRKALEEGFNLISNKKESSYGEVC, from the coding sequence ATGATGCGTCAAGAGTTAAGATTAAGTGGTTCAGGAGGACAAGGACTTATTTTAGCGGGAATTATATTAGCAGAAGCAGCATTATATGATGGAAAGAATGTTGTTCAATCTCAATCTTATGGCCCAGAAGCAAGAGGTGGAGCTAGTAAAGCTGAAGTTATAATAAGTGATGAAACTATAAATTATCCAAAAATTAATAAGTGTGATATACTATTGTGTTTGACACAAAAAGCTTGTGATAAATACATTGAATCATTGAAACCGGGAGGTATATTAATATTAGATGATACAATATCAAATATACCTAATAGAGAGGATATAAAAATATATAAGGTTCCTATATTAGAAACAGCTTCTAAAAATTTAAAAAGTTTTATGGTAGCAAACATTGTTGCACTAGGAAGTATTTATGAATTAACTAAAATAGTTACTAAAGAATCTTTAGAAAAGGCTGTGTTAAATAGAGTTCCTAAAGGAACAGAGCAATTAAACAGAAAAGCATTAGAAGAAGGATTTAATTTAATATCAAATAAAAAGGAAAGCTCTTATGGAGAAGTATGCTGA
- the aroH gene encoding chorismate mutase, with the protein MNIVSIRGAITVVENKKEEILKSTKELLIEIEKKNNLHKDNVICILFSSTKDLNAEYPAKAARLLGYNQCGLMCFNEMYVLDNLKKCIRLMLLYQSDFLEQKDVSHVYLKGAKILRPDLST; encoded by the coding sequence TTGAATATTGTTTCAATTCGAGGGGCTATTACAGTTGTGGAAAATAAAAAGGAAGAAATACTAAAATCAACAAAAGAATTATTAATAGAGATAGAGAAAAAAAATAATTTACACAAAGATAATGTTATATGTATACTATTTTCATCAACAAAAGATTTAAATGCTGAATACCCTGCTAAGGCTGCTAGACTGTTAGGATATAATCAATGTGGGTTAATGTGCTTTAATGAAATGTATGTACTAGATAATTTAAAGAAATGCATTAGACTTATGTTATTATATCAAAGTGATTTTTTAGAACAAAAAGATGTTAGTCACGTATATCTAAAAGGGGCAAAAATATTAAGACCTGATTTAAGTACATAA
- a CDS encoding 2-oxoacid:ferredoxin oxidoreductase subunit beta — protein MPSELINKYFRTESLPHIWCPGCGNGIITRAIVKAIDNLNLKQDDVCIVSGIGCSSRASGYLDFNTVHTTHGRALAFATGIKFANPNLHVIVITGDGDCAAIGGNHLIHAARRNIDLTTVVFNNNIYGMTGGQYSPTTPTGDKGTTAPYGNIDANFDLCELAKAAGATYVSRSTVYSANMIIKQVEEGIKNKGFSFIEAISICPTYYGRKNKKGDAVDMMKYLKDNSINKATYEKLSKEEQENKIVVGEIYKTQMPEYTEKYQKIIELF, from the coding sequence GTGCCAAGTGAATTGATAAATAAATATTTTAGAACTGAAAGTTTACCTCATATTTGGTGTCCTGGATGTGGTAATGGTATAATTACTAGAGCTATTGTAAAAGCTATAGATAATTTAAATTTAAAACAAGATGATGTGTGTATAGTTTCAGGTATTGGGTGTTCATCTAGAGCATCTGGATATTTAGATTTTAATACTGTACATACTACACATGGAAGAGCTTTAGCTTTCGCTACAGGTATAAAATTTGCAAATCCTAATTTACATGTAATAGTGATAACAGGAGATGGAGATTGTGCTGCTATTGGAGGTAATCATTTAATACATGCTGCAAGAAGGAATATAGATTTAACAACTGTAGTTTTTAATAATAATATTTATGGAATGACTGGTGGACAATATTCTCCAACTACACCTACTGGAGATAAAGGTACAACTGCACCTTATGGAAATATAGATGCTAATTTTGATTTATGTGAGTTAGCTAAAGCTGCAGGAGCTACATATGTAAGTAGATCTACTGTATATAGTGCTAATATGATAATAAAACAAGTAGAAGAAGGTATAAAAAATAAAGGATTTTCTTTTATAGAAGCTATAAGTATATGTCCTACCTATTATGGTAGAAAAAATAAAAAAGGTGATGCAGTAGATATGATGAAATATTTAAAAGATAACTCTATAAATAAAGCTACTTATGAAAAGTTATCAAAAGAAGAACAGGAAAATAAAATTGTTGTAGGTGAAATATATAAAACTCAAATGCCCGAGTATACCGAAAAGTATCAAAAAATTATAGAATTATTTTAA
- a CDS encoding bifunctional 4-hydroxy-3-methylbut-2-enyl diphosphate reductase/30S ribosomal protein S1, which yields MNIYIAEYAGYCFGVKRAVDIAINTIKNTENTLIYSLGPLVHNTQVVEKLNEKGLKIIDNINVLKEGKVIIRAHGIPYDLQKEIEDLNLELIDCTCPYVKAIHKRVKKYYNNGYKIIIIGDKLHPEVIGINGWCNNDAIIVNTKEDAETIPKYDKICVVSQTTNNIDIFNDISNIIKNKGNHVKIFNTICNATNLRQTATKELAKKVDAMIVIGGYHSSNTNKLVEISKKYCKNVYHIETSKDLPLQKLSKFNTIGITAGASTPDWIIKEVIDAMNNNKDNNEIMEAIENSIVNIHRGDIVKGKVIYVTDNEVMVNINYKSDGIIEKEELSNDPNIKPRDLFKEGDEIEVYVVRLDDGEGNVVLSTKRLEIIKSWDKLEESFKNNETVECKIITDVKGGLIATVNGIRAFMPASQISVNYVKDLSIYKGKKLNAKIIDFDKNKRKIILSSRKIEEQQLEKKREELWNSFEVGKIVEGKVARLTDFGAFVDLGGLDGLIHISDLAWFRIDHPSDVVNVGDTVKVQILDFDKERNRISLGLKQTLPKPWDIFIKNREVGDIVEGKVVNMLDFGAFVRLEEGVDGLVHVSQISKEHVDKPSDVLEIGEKVVVKIIDIDPEKERISLSMKEVEEEKDKEEIEENIKEINNKDEEVKIKDIIEDK from the coding sequence GTGAATATATATATTGCAGAGTATGCTGGATATTGTTTTGGAGTTAAGCGTGCAGTTGATATCGCCATAAATACTATAAAAAATACAGAAAATACTCTTATTTATTCATTAGGACCGTTAGTGCATAATACCCAAGTTGTTGAAAAATTAAACGAAAAAGGTTTGAAGATAATAGACAATATAAATGTTTTGAAGGAAGGAAAAGTTATAATTAGAGCTCATGGTATCCCTTATGATTTACAAAAAGAAATAGAAGATTTAAATTTGGAATTAATAGATTGTACATGCCCATACGTGAAAGCTATTCATAAAAGGGTAAAAAAATATTATAATAATGGATATAAAATAATAATAATTGGAGACAAACTTCATCCTGAGGTAATTGGAATTAATGGATGGTGTAATAACGATGCTATAATAGTAAATACAAAAGAAGATGCAGAAACTATTCCTAAGTATGATAAAATATGTGTAGTGTCACAAACTACTAATAATATAGATATATTTAACGACATATCTAATATAATAAAAAACAAGGGAAATCATGTAAAAATATTTAATACAATATGCAATGCTACTAACTTAAGACAAACGGCAACTAAAGAATTAGCAAAAAAAGTAGATGCAATGATAGTAATAGGTGGTTACCATAGCTCTAATACTAATAAATTAGTAGAAATAAGTAAAAAATACTGCAAAAACGTGTATCATATTGAAACTTCCAAAGATTTACCTTTACAAAAGCTATCTAAATTTAATACAATAGGAATAACTGCAGGTGCTTCTACACCTGATTGGATAATTAAGGAGGTTATTGATGCTATGAATAATAATAAAGATAATAATGAAATAATGGAGGCAATAGAAAATTCTATTGTAAATATCCATAGAGGGGATATAGTCAAAGGTAAAGTAATATATGTAACAGATAATGAAGTTATGGTAAATATAAATTACAAATCAGATGGTATAATAGAAAAAGAAGAATTATCTAATGATCCTAATATAAAACCTAGAGATTTATTTAAAGAAGGAGATGAAATAGAAGTATATGTTGTTAGATTAGATGATGGAGAAGGTAATGTTGTATTATCAACTAAAAGATTAGAAATTATAAAAAGCTGGGACAAATTGGAAGAAAGTTTTAAAAATAATGAAACTGTTGAGTGTAAAATAATAACTGATGTAAAGGGTGGATTAATAGCTACAGTTAATGGTATTAGAGCTTTCATGCCTGCTTCACAAATATCCGTAAACTATGTTAAAGATTTAAGTATATACAAAGGAAAAAAGTTAAACGCAAAGATTATTGATTTTGATAAAAATAAAAGAAAAATAATTCTTTCAAGTAGAAAAATAGAGGAGCAACAATTAGAAAAGAAAAGGGAAGAATTATGGAATAGTTTTGAAGTTGGTAAAATTGTAGAAGGAAAAGTTGCAAGATTAACAGATTTCGGAGCATTTGTAGATTTAGGTGGTTTAGATGGGTTAATTCATATTTCCGATTTAGCCTGGTTTAGAATAGACCATCCATCTGATGTTGTAAATGTGGGAGATACTGTTAAAGTTCAGATACTTGATTTTGATAAAGAACGTAATAGAATATCATTAGGATTAAAACAAACCTTACCTAAGCCTTGGGATATATTTATAAAAAATAGAGAAGTGGGAGATATAGTAGAAGGTAAGGTAGTAAACATGTTGGATTTTGGAGCTTTTGTTAGACTTGAAGAAGGAGTAGATGGATTAGTACATGTATCTCAAATATCTAAAGAACATGTGGACAAACCCTCTGACGTATTAGAAATTGGTGAAAAAGTTGTAGTTAAAATCATTGATATAGATCCAGAAAAAGAAAGAATAAGTTTAAGTATGAAAGAAGTTGAAGAAGAAAAAGATAAAGAAGAAATTGAAGAAAATATTAAAGAAATAAATAATAAAGATGAAGAAGTTAAAATAAAAGATATTATAGAAGATAAATAA
- a CDS encoding 2-oxoacid:acceptor oxidoreductase subunit alpha, translating to MSENTVKLMQGNEACVEGAIAAGMRFYAGYPITPSTEIAELSAEKLPRIGGKFIQMEDEIASISAIIGASLAGKKSMTATSGPGFSLKQEGIGYAVMAEIPCVIVNVQRGGPSTGLPTSPAQGDIMQARWGTHGDHSIIALYPSTVREIYDTTIKAFNFAEKYRTPVILLMDEVIAHMREKVKIPDKDEITVINRKKPNIKPDEYLPYKVEENDFVPAMANFGEGYRYHVTGLVHDETGFPTSNHHIAENLVNRLVNKIEDNIEDIVEYEEYQSKDAEEIIVAYGATARSVKSAIDVLRKEGIKIGLFRPITIWPIAEKQLKEISKKVNKITVIEMNMGQYFNEVDRIAGKDTKVNKYNRVNGELITPEEIVSFIKEG from the coding sequence ATGTCAGAAAATACAGTAAAGCTAATGCAAGGTAATGAGGCTTGTGTAGAAGGAGCAATTGCTGCAGGTATGAGGTTTTATGCTGGTTATCCTATAACTCCTTCAACAGAGATTGCAGAGCTTTCAGCAGAAAAGTTACCAAGGATAGGTGGTAAATTTATTCAAATGGAAGATGAAATTGCAAGCATTAGTGCTATTATTGGAGCTTCTTTGGCTGGTAAAAAATCTATGACAGCCACTAGTGGTCCAGGTTTTTCATTAAAACAGGAAGGTATAGGTTATGCAGTTATGGCAGAAATTCCTTGTGTTATAGTTAATGTTCAAAGAGGTGGTCCTAGTACTGGATTGCCTACTTCGCCAGCTCAGGGAGATATAATGCAAGCTAGATGGGGAACTCATGGGGATCATTCAATTATTGCTTTATATCCTTCTACAGTAAGAGAAATATATGATACTACTATAAAAGCTTTTAATTTTGCAGAAAAATATAGAACACCAGTTATATTATTGATGGATGAAGTTATAGCACATATGAGAGAAAAAGTAAAGATACCTGATAAAGATGAGATAACGGTTATTAATAGGAAAAAACCTAATATTAAACCTGACGAATATTTACCATATAAAGTAGAAGAGAATGATTTTGTTCCTGCAATGGCAAACTTTGGAGAAGGATATAGATATCATGTTACTGGTTTAGTTCATGATGAAACAGGGTTTCCAACTAGCAATCATCATATAGCTGAAAATCTCGTAAATAGATTGGTTAATAAGATAGAAGATAATATAGAAGATATAGTAGAATATGAGGAATATCAATCAAAAGATGCAGAAGAAATAATTGTTGCTTATGGAGCTACAGCTAGGTCAGTAAAATCTGCAATTGATGTATTAAGGAAAGAAGGAATAAAGATTGGATTGTTTAGACCTATAACTATATGGCCTATAGCAGAGAAACAACTAAAAGAAATATCCAAGAAAGTAAATAAAATTACAGTAATAGAGATGAATATGGGACAATATTTTAATGAAGTAGATAGAATTGCTGGCAAAGATACAAAAGTAAATAAGTATAATAGAGTAAATGGAGAGTTAATTACTCCAGAGGAAATTGTTTCTTTTATTAAGGAGGGTTAA
- a CDS encoding MurR/RpiR family transcriptional regulator, whose amino-acid sequence MEKYADIIKIIQNNFNTLSKGQKLIAEYIMNNYDKAAFMTAAKLGETVGVSESTVVRFANTLGYDGYKELQKELQELIRNKLTTVQRISLSKDFSDYENTIKQVIKKDIDNIEKTLKEIDYHAFKEAVEITLEADNIYILGLRSSSFLAGYLGFYLNFLLDNVKVISFGPNDIFEQLLRSTKDDVIIGISYPRYSKRTLEALNYGKEKGCKIIGITDSLVSPAAQYADVTLIASSNMLSFVDSLVAPMSLINAFIVALGMEKKEDITVYFEDLERIWKEQSVYDTNNKNNNSKD is encoded by the coding sequence ATGGAGAAGTATGCTGATATTATTAAAATAATACAAAACAATTTTAATACTCTCAGTAAAGGACAAAAATTAATAGCTGAATATATAATGAATAATTATGATAAAGCTGCTTTTATGACAGCTGCAAAACTAGGGGAAACAGTGGGAGTAAGTGAATCTACTGTAGTACGATTTGCTAATACTTTAGGATATGATGGATATAAAGAACTTCAAAAAGAATTACAAGAATTAATAAGAAATAAATTAACTACTGTACAGAGAATTTCTTTAAGTAAAGATTTTTCAGATTATGAAAATACTATTAAGCAAGTAATAAAAAAAGATATAGATAATATTGAAAAGACATTAAAAGAAATAGATTACCATGCCTTTAAGGAAGCTGTTGAAATTACTTTAGAAGCAGACAATATATATATATTAGGTCTTAGAAGTTCTTCATTTTTAGCAGGGTATTTAGGATTTTACTTAAATTTCTTATTAGATAATGTAAAAGTTATATCATTTGGACCAAATGATATATTTGAACAATTATTAAGATCAACTAAAGATGATGTAATCATTGGTATAAGCTATCCTAGATATTCAAAAAGAACTTTAGAAGCTTTAAATTATGGAAAAGAAAAAGGTTGTAAAATAATTGGTATAACTGATAGTTTGGTTTCACCAGCAGCTCAATATGCTGATGTAACATTGATTGCAAGTAGTAACATGTTATCTTTTGTAGATTCTTTAGTAGCTCCTATGAGCCTAATAAATGCTTTCATAGTTGCTCTTGGTATGGAAAAGAAAGAAGATATAACCGTCTATTTTGAAGATTTAGAAAGAATATGGAAAGAACAAAGTGTATATGATACTAATAATAAAAATAACAATAGCAAAGATTAA
- the cmk gene encoding (d)CMP kinase, with protein sequence MKKRLVIAIDGPAGAGKSTISKEIAKKLDIEYIDTGAMYRALTLKVLEKGVNIDDIDKILDILESSSIYFKNNHIYLDGINVDKEIRENRISKYVSDIAKIKEVRSEMVKLQRQLSKESNVIVDGRDIGTVVLPHANFKFFITASPEVRADRRYKELLLKGEKVTYEQVLKEIKTRDKIDSTREVAPLKKAKDAYEIDTTNMTIQEVVNKIINIIEGR encoded by the coding sequence ATGAAAAAAAGATTAGTTATTGCTATAGACGGTCCTGCAGGAGCAGGCAAAAGTACTATATCTAAAGAAATTGCAAAAAAATTAGATATAGAATATATCGATACAGGTGCTATGTATAGAGCATTAACGTTAAAAGTCCTTGAAAAAGGAGTTAATATAGATGATATTGACAAAATTTTAGATATATTAGAATCATCTTCTATATACTTTAAAAATAATCATATTTATTTAGATGGCATAAATGTAGATAAAGAAATTAGAGAAAATAGAATAAGTAAATACGTGTCAGATATAGCAAAGATTAAGGAAGTTCGTTCTGAAATGGTAAAACTACAACGACAATTATCTAAGGAATCAAATGTAATTGTGGATGGCAGAGATATTGGAACAGTAGTTTTACCTCATGCTAATTTTAAATTTTTCATTACTGCTTCACCAGAAGTAAGAGCAGATAGAAGATATAAGGAACTTTTATTAAAAGGAGAAAAAGTAACTTATGAGCAGGTTCTCAAAGAAATAAAAACAAGAGATAAAATAGATAGTACAAGGGAAGTTGCCCCCCTTAAAAAAGCTAAAGATGCATATGAAATTGACACCACTAACATGACTATTCAGGAAGTTGTTAATAAAATAATAAATATAATTGAAGGGAGGTAA
- a CDS encoding histidine phosphatase family protein, with amino-acid sequence MKKIYLVRHGESQWNPIKKIQGQTDIPLTKKGLNQAHLIGNRLISENIDKIYSSDLKRAYTTAKIIGNKIKLEVTIMKEFREINFGIWEGMTNEELLQNFYDEIQIWRRNPEKLSLEKSESLQMLQERAMKGINNIIAENKEKSNILVVSHGATIKTIILGLLNIDLTHFKNLTISNTGLTIIEFREYNPVIKILNDICHLKECL; translated from the coding sequence ATGAAGAAAATATACCTAGTTAGACATGGAGAATCCCAATGGAATCCAATAAAAAAAATACAAGGTCAAACAGATATCCCTCTTACAAAAAAAGGTTTAAATCAAGCTCATTTAATAGGAAACAGATTAATTAGTGAAAACATAGATAAAATATATTCAAGTGACTTAAAAAGAGCTTATACTACAGCTAAAATAATTGGCAATAAAATAAAATTAGAAGTAACTATTATGAAAGAATTTAGAGAGATAAATTTTGGTATTTGGGAAGGTATGACAAATGAAGAGTTATTACAAAATTTTTATGATGAAATACAAATTTGGAGAAGAAACCCAGAAAAACTTAGTCTTGAAAAGAGCGAATCATTACAAATGCTTCAAGAAAGAGCAATGAAAGGAATAAATAATATAATTGCCGAAAACAAAGAAAAGAGTAACATTTTAGTAGTATCACATGGTGCTACTATCAAAACTATAATATTAGGATTATTGAATATTGATTTAACTCATTTTAAAAATTTAACAATAAGTAATACAGGATTAACAATCATTGAATTTAGAGAATATAATCCAGTAATAAAAATTTTAAATGATATATGTCATTTAAAGGAGTGCTTATAA
- a CDS encoding CheR family methyltransferase: MDKYEIFKKNINNLIGINLDYYKEKQMKRRITSLMNRNGFEDFDEYFMALKSNKDMLEQFINHLTINVSEFYRNPAQWSILEKEILPELIRKNDNKPLKVWSAACSTGEEPYSLVMLLSKFYDLKDIKVLASDIDEEAIEKAKLGIYSEKALVNLPKEFKIKYFDKVGNSFKIKDIIKNQVIFDRIDLLKDPFPINIDLITCRNVMIYFTDEAKELLYDKLYRSLSKNGVLFVGSTEQIILPERYNFKTIKTFFYTKIN; encoded by the coding sequence ATGGATAAATATGAAATTTTCAAAAAGAACATTAACAATTTAATAGGTATAAATCTTGATTATTATAAAGAGAAACAAATGAAAAGAAGAATTACATCTTTAATGAATAGAAATGGTTTTGAAGACTTTGATGAGTATTTTATGGCGTTGAAATCTAATAAAGATATGTTAGAACAATTCATTAATCATTTAACAATAAATGTATCAGAATTTTATAGGAACCCAGCTCAATGGAGTATATTAGAAAAAGAGATATTGCCAGAATTGATCCGTAAAAATGATAATAAACCATTAAAAGTATGGAGTGCTGCTTGCTCTACTGGAGAAGAACCTTATTCTTTGGTTATGTTATTATCTAAATTTTATGATTTAAAAGATATAAAAGTTTTAGCTTCTGACATTGACGAAGAAGCTATAGAAAAAGCTAAATTAGGCATTTATAGTGAAAAAGCTTTAGTTAATTTGCCTAAAGAGTTTAAGATAAAATATTTTGATAAAGTAGGCAATTCTTTTAAAATAAAAGATATTATAAAAAATCAAGTAATTTTTGATAGAATTGATTTATTAAAAGATCCCTTTCCCATTAATATAGATTTAATAACTTGTAGGAATGTGATGATATACTTTACAGATGAAGCTAAAGAGTTGTTATATGATAAATTATACAGAAGTTTAAGTAAAAATGGAGTATTATTTGTAGGAAGCACGGAACAGATAATACTACCTGAGAGATATAATTTTAAAACTATTAAAACTTTTTTTTATACAAAAATAAATTAG
- a CDS encoding lysophospholipid acyltransferase family protein produces MYFYRIVKVIANVIFRIIFRIEVNGKENVPKDGPLVLCSNHISNFDPIILGITFPRPIIFMAKKELFKNKLIGQLIKALGAFPVDRESSDIGAIKTSLKVLKQGKVLGIFPEGTRTQKMNLDNVKPGVALICIRSKAPVIPVFIESKYRLFSKVVVTIGKPIYFDEYYDKRLESKDYIKISKDIMKTVYSLKSL; encoded by the coding sequence TTGTATTTTTATCGTATTGTAAAAGTCATTGCAAATGTGATTTTTAGGATTATCTTTAGAATAGAAGTCAATGGTAAAGAAAATGTTCCAAAAGATGGTCCCTTAGTGCTTTGCTCTAACCATATAAGTAACTTTGATCCTATTATACTCGGTATTACATTTCCTAGACCAATTATATTTATGGCAAAAAAAGAATTGTTTAAGAATAAACTTATTGGTCAGCTAATCAAAGCTCTAGGAGCTTTTCCTGTTGATAGAGAAAGTTCTGATATAGGTGCGATAAAAACATCTTTGAAAGTTTTAAAGCAAGGGAAAGTTCTAGGTATATTCCCAGAAGGTACCCGAACACAAAAAATGAATTTAGATAATGTAAAACCAGGTGTAGCCCTTATTTGTATTAGAAGTAAAGCACCAGTAATTCCTGTATTTATTGAATCTAAGTATAGATTATTTAGTAAAGTAGTGGTAACTATAGGTAAGCCAATATATTTTGATGAATATTATGACAAAAGACTTGAATCTAAAGATTATATAAAAATTAGTAAAGATATTATGAAAACCGTATACTCATTAAAAAGTTTATAG
- a CDS encoding NAD(P)/FAD-dependent oxidoreductase → MSEKIAVIGGGPAGMIAAGFAGSRGKNVTLIEKNNKLGKKLFITGKGRCNITNATPIDNFFDNVTTNKDFMYSGFYSFTNEDIINLLKSYGLNVKIERGNRVFPFTDKSDDVIKVFEKFLINNNVKILLNMEVKDIYKDKEEFIIKFKNKDTLRFQKIILATGGKSYPSTGSTGEGYKFAKKLGHSLIPLRPSLVPIEVKDSWVKEVQGLSLKNVNLTSYIEDRKIHEEFGEMVFTHYGISGPIVLSMSNYINKYKNKNIKLAIDLKPALSEEKLDSRILRDFEKYKNKQIKNVLKNLLPQRLIPIIIKKVEINEEKPVNQITRTERIKLVYTLKNLFLTFKKFRPIEEAIITSGGVSTQEINSSTMESKIVSGLYFAGEIIDVDALTGGYNLQIAYSTGYLAGTNI, encoded by the coding sequence ATGTCAGAAAAAATAGCTGTAATTGGTGGAGGTCCTGCTGGAATGATTGCTGCTGGATTTGCAGGTTCCAGAGGCAAAAATGTAACATTAATTGAAAAAAACAATAAATTAGGTAAAAAATTATTCATAACAGGGAAAGGGAGATGTAATATTACCAATGCTACTCCAATAGATAATTTTTTTGATAATGTAACAACTAATAAAGATTTTATGTATAGTGGATTTTATTCCTTTACTAATGAAGATATAATAAACTTGTTAAAATCTTATGGACTTAATGTAAAAATTGAAAGAGGAAATAGAGTTTTTCCTTTTACAGATAAATCTGATGACGTCATAAAAGTATTTGAAAAATTTTTAATAAATAATAATGTAAAAATTTTACTAAATATGGAAGTAAAAGATATATATAAAGACAAAGAAGAATTTATTATAAAGTTTAAAAATAAGGATACTCTAAGATTTCAAAAAATAATTTTAGCAACAGGTGGTAAATCATATCCCTCAACAGGTTCAACTGGAGAAGGTTACAAGTTTGCTAAAAAGCTTGGACATAGTTTAATACCTTTAAGACCATCTTTAGTACCTATAGAAGTTAAAGATAGTTGGGTAAAAGAGGTGCAAGGCTTATCATTAAAAAATGTTAATTTAACTTCTTATATTGAGGATAGAAAAATTCATGAAGAATTTGGAGAAATGGTTTTTACTCATTATGGAATTTCTGGTCCTATAGTTTTATCTATGAGTAACTATATAAATAAGTACAAAAACAAAAATATTAAATTAGCTATAGACTTAAAACCAGCTTTATCCGAAGAAAAATTAGATTCACGAATTTTAAGAGATTTTGAAAAATATAAAAACAAACAGATAAAAAATGTTTTAAAAAATTTATTACCTCAAAGGTTAATTCCAATAATAATTAAAAAGGTCGAAATAAATGAAGAAAAACCTGTTAATCAAATAACTAGAACCGAAAGAATTAAATTAGTTTATACACTAAAAAATTTATTTTTAACTTTTAAAAAATTTAGACCTATAGAAGAAGCTATAATTACATCAGGAGGAGTATCTACACAAGAAATAAATTCTTCTACTATGGAATCAAAAATTGTCTCTGGATTATATTTTGCAGGAGAAATTATAGATGTAGATGCATTAACAGGAGGTTATAATTTACAAATAGCTTATTCGACAGGTTATTTAGCTGGGACTAATATATAA
- a CDS encoding 4Fe-4S dicluster domain-containing protein has translation MTKKMLKKLNLEKELCKGCGICVAFCPKNVLVLKQGKAEIKNLDDCIQCGQCELRCPDYAIYLGGI, from the coding sequence TTGACTAAAAAAATGTTAAAAAAGCTTAATTTAGAAAAAGAATTGTGTAAAGGTTGTGGAATATGTGTTGCCTTCTGTCCGAAGAATGTTTTAGTTTTGAAACAAGGTAAAGCAGAAATAAAAAATCTAGACGATTGTATACAATGTGGTCAATGTGAATTAAGGTGTCCAGATTACGCTATTTATTTAGGAGGGATATAA